A genomic segment from Curtobacterium sp. MCSS17_007 encodes:
- the ftsH gene encoding ATP-dependent zinc metalloprotease FtsH has translation MNFKRIFRGPYLYVLIALVGIFIGWSVIAQSGTQQIDTQKGLEQLADGKVSSVVVNSTEQRVDLTLKDGNAKEQFYYSTPRGEEVIKAVNDANLPDGYNDTVQQGNWFLSLLGIILPFLIIGALFWFLLSSAQGGGSKVMQFGKSRAKMNNKENPQVTFADVAGSDEAIEELHEIKEFLQEPAKFQAVGAKIPKGVLLYGPPGTGKTLLARAVAGEAGVPFYSISGSDFVEMFVGVGASRVRDLFEQAKQNAPAIVFIDEIDAVGRHRGAGIGGGNDEREQTLNQLLVEMDGFDGKTNVILIAATNRPDVLDPALLRPGRFDRQIGVDAPSLQGRKQILEVHAKGKPLAASVDLELLARKTPGFTGADLANVLNEAALLTARSNAQLIDNRALDEAVDRVMAGPQRRTRIMSDQEKLITAYHEGGHALAAAAMRHTDPVTKITILPRGRALGYTMVLPLEDKYSVTRNELLDQLTYAMGGRVAEEIVFHDPTTGASNDIEKATSTARKMVTEYGMSRAVGSVKLGSGSSEPFVGREMGGGSGRDYSENIAETVDAETRALLEAAHDEAYQVLNDNRDILDRLAGELLEKETLDAPELVEIFKDVRKLPERPQWLSSDRRPVSNLPAISFPGKAASTAVEQGDTESSSKPRRRPFGNPGIAPA, from the coding sequence ATGAACTTCAAGCGCATCTTCCGCGGCCCGTACCTCTACGTGCTCATCGCGCTGGTCGGCATCTTCATCGGCTGGAGCGTCATCGCGCAGTCCGGCACGCAGCAGATCGACACCCAGAAGGGTCTCGAGCAGCTCGCCGACGGCAAGGTGTCGTCCGTGGTCGTCAACTCGACCGAGCAGCGCGTCGACCTCACGCTCAAGGACGGCAACGCGAAGGAGCAGTTCTACTACTCCACGCCGCGCGGCGAAGAGGTCATCAAGGCCGTCAACGACGCCAACCTGCCCGACGGGTACAACGACACGGTGCAGCAGGGGAACTGGTTCTTGTCGCTGCTCGGCATCATCCTGCCGTTCCTCATCATCGGCGCCCTGTTCTGGTTCCTCCTGTCGAGTGCTCAGGGCGGCGGCTCGAAGGTGATGCAGTTCGGCAAGTCGCGCGCGAAGATGAACAACAAGGAGAACCCGCAGGTCACCTTCGCCGACGTCGCCGGTTCCGACGAGGCGATCGAGGAGCTCCACGAGATCAAGGAGTTCCTGCAGGAGCCCGCGAAGTTCCAGGCCGTCGGCGCCAAGATCCCGAAGGGCGTGCTGCTGTACGGCCCTCCCGGTACCGGCAAGACCCTGCTCGCCCGTGCGGTCGCCGGCGAGGCGGGCGTGCCCTTCTACTCGATCTCCGGTTCGGACTTCGTCGAGATGTTCGTCGGTGTCGGCGCGAGCCGTGTCCGTGACCTCTTCGAGCAGGCCAAGCAGAACGCCCCCGCGATCGTCTTCATCGACGAGATCGACGCCGTGGGTCGTCACCGTGGTGCCGGCATCGGCGGCGGCAACGACGAGCGCGAGCAGACGCTCAACCAGCTCCTGGTCGAGATGGACGGCTTCGACGGCAAGACCAACGTCATCCTCATCGCGGCGACGAACCGCCCCGACGTGCTCGACCCCGCCCTCCTGCGCCCGGGCCGCTTCGACCGCCAGATCGGCGTCGACGCCCCGAGCCTGCAGGGCCGCAAGCAGATCCTCGAGGTGCACGCGAAGGGCAAGCCGCTCGCCGCGAGCGTCGACCTCGAGCTCCTCGCCCGGAAGACCCCCGGCTTCACCGGTGCCGACCTGGCGAACGTCCTCAACGAGGCCGCGCTGCTCACCGCCCGGTCGAACGCGCAGCTCATCGACAACCGCGCCCTGGACGAAGCGGTCGACCGCGTGATGGCCGGCCCGCAGCGCCGCACCCGGATCATGTCCGACCAGGAGAAGCTCATCACGGCGTACCACGAGGGTGGTCACGCCCTGGCCGCCGCCGCGATGCGCCACACCGACCCGGTGACGAAGATCACGATCCTGCCGCGCGGTCGCGCCCTCGGCTACACGATGGTGCTCCCGCTCGAGGACAAGTACTCCGTGACGCGCAACGAGCTGCTCGACCAGCTCACGTACGCCATGGGCGGTCGAGTCGCCGAGGAGATCGTGTTCCACGACCCGACCACGGGTGCGTCGAACGACATCGAGAAGGCCACCTCGACCGCACGCAAGATGGTGACCGAGTACGGCATGAGCCGTGCGGTCGGTTCCGTCAAGCTCGGGTCGGGCTCGAGCGAGCCGTTCGTCGGCCGCGAGATGGGCGGCGGCAGCGGTCGCGACTACTCGGAGAACATCGCCGAGACCGTCGACGCCGAGACCCGCGCCCTGCTCGAGGCGGCGCACGACGAGGCCTACCAGGTGCTCAACGACAACCGCGACATCCTCGACCGCCTGGCCGGCGAGCTCCTCGAGAAGGAGACGCTGGACGCGCCGGAGCTCGTCGAGATCTTCAAGGACGTCCGCAAGCTCCCGGAGCGCCCGCAGTGGCTGTCGAGCGACCGCCGCCCGGTGTCGAACCTGCCGGCCATCTCGTTCCCGGGCAAGGCCGCGTCGACCGCGGTGGAGCAGGGCGACACGGAGTCGTCGTCGAAGCCCCGTCGTCGTCCGTTCGGCAACCCGGGTATCGCCCCCGCCTAG
- the folP gene encoding dihydropteroate synthase, whose amino-acid sequence MTDLPTRRARRLAEASQAAAAEQRARAAAAEPPTVAIDLRAPAPVPEIVTGRRRDPGVGGSRAVGGDETADRTRVMGILNVTPDSFSDGGLHLAVDAAIAHARDLVASGADLVDVGGESTRPGAERVPLEVEQERVLPVVRQLVSEGIAVSVDTMNAATAERAVEAGAVIVNDVSGGLADPDMVRVVRDTGTGFVVVHWRGHSDRMYRNAEYTRAVEEVRREVELRVAELIVLGVREEQVVIDPGLGFAKQGAQNWEILAGYERFASIGLPVLVAASRKRFLDGVGSAAGAPPRDRDLATAAISLLAAERGAWGVRVHDPAPTRAVLDVWDAWRAART is encoded by the coding sequence ATGACCGACCTGCCGACGAGACGAGCACGCCGGCTCGCCGAGGCGAGCCAGGCCGCCGCCGCTGAGCAGCGGGCCCGCGCCGCAGCCGCGGAACCGCCGACGGTCGCGATCGACCTCCGCGCACCAGCACCGGTGCCGGAGATCGTGACCGGCCGTCGGCGCGACCCCGGCGTCGGGGGGAGCCGCGCCGTCGGCGGCGACGAGACCGCCGACCGCACCCGGGTGATGGGCATCCTCAACGTCACGCCGGACTCGTTCAGTGACGGCGGTCTGCACCTCGCGGTCGACGCGGCGATCGCCCACGCGCGCGACCTCGTCGCCTCCGGGGCCGACCTGGTCGACGTCGGCGGGGAGTCCACCCGTCCCGGTGCCGAACGGGTGCCGCTCGAGGTCGAGCAGGAGCGCGTGCTGCCGGTCGTCCGCCAGCTCGTGTCCGAGGGCATCGCCGTGAGCGTCGACACCATGAACGCCGCCACCGCCGAACGCGCGGTCGAGGCCGGTGCCGTGATCGTCAACGACGTGTCCGGCGGGCTGGCCGATCCCGACATGGTCCGCGTCGTCCGCGACACCGGTACCGGGTTCGTCGTCGTGCACTGGCGTGGGCACAGCGACCGGATGTACCGGAACGCCGAGTACACCCGTGCGGTCGAGGAGGTCCGGCGCGAGGTCGAACTGCGTGTCGCCGAGCTCATCGTGCTCGGCGTGCGCGAGGAGCAGGTCGTGATCGACCCGGGCCTCGGCTTCGCGAAGCAGGGCGCCCAGAACTGGGAGATCCTGGCCGGCTACGAACGCTTCGCGTCGATCGGGCTGCCGGTGCTCGTCGCCGCCTCGCGCAAGCGGTTCCTCGACGGGGTCGGCAGCGCCGCCGGTGCTCCGCCGCGCGACCGCGACCTCGCCACCGCGGCGATCAGCCTGCTCGCCGCCGAACGCGGGGCGTGGGGCGTCCGCGTGCACGACCCCGCACCGACCCGCGCGGTGCTCGACGTCTGGGATGCCTGGAGGGCAGCGCGAACATGA
- the folB gene encoding dihydroneopterin aldolase, which produces MKDTIRLTGVRARGHHGVFDHERADGQDFVVDVAVEVDARVSSGSDDLDDTVHYGVVAEQVVAEIEGGPVDLIETLAERIASAVLTHRAALAVEVTVHKPQAPITVPFSDVSITIRRTRGGAVSHEEEE; this is translated from the coding sequence ATGAAGGACACCATCCGACTGACCGGAGTGCGCGCCCGCGGACACCACGGCGTCTTCGACCACGAGCGCGCCGACGGCCAGGACTTCGTCGTCGACGTCGCGGTCGAGGTCGACGCCCGAGTGTCGTCGGGGTCCGACGACCTGGACGACACCGTGCACTACGGGGTCGTCGCCGAGCAGGTCGTGGCCGAGATCGAGGGCGGGCCGGTCGACCTCATCGAGACCCTCGCCGAGCGCATCGCGTCCGCGGTGCTCACCCACCGGGCGGCGCTCGCGGTCGAGGTCACGGTGCACAAGCCCCAGGCGCCGATCACGGTGCCGTTCTCCGACGTCTCGATCACGATCCGCCGCACCCGCGGTGGTGCGGTGTCCCACGAGGAAGAAGAGTGA
- the folK gene encoding 2-amino-4-hydroxy-6-hydroxymethyldihydropteridine diphosphokinase, giving the protein MSRAVIALGANLGDRGSTLRAAAQAIVAVPGIRPVASSHEVESVALTLDGLDDSKPRYRNGVVVVDTDLAPQDLLDALHRIEDDHGRTREVRWGDRTLDLDVVAIDDLRTDTATLTVPHPRAGERAFVLAPWLDADPEAVLPGVGRVADLLESIGDDTERVDEPRLFAPASRTAPAPATRTAPDAAPAPDAASAAAPAPTAGAEPAA; this is encoded by the coding sequence GTGAGCCGGGCGGTCATCGCGCTCGGCGCGAACCTCGGCGACCGCGGGAGCACCCTGCGGGCCGCTGCGCAGGCGATCGTCGCCGTGCCGGGCATCCGGCCGGTGGCGTCGAGCCACGAGGTCGAGTCCGTCGCCCTGACCCTCGACGGCCTCGACGACAGCAAGCCCCGGTACCGCAACGGCGTCGTCGTCGTCGACACCGACCTGGCGCCGCAGGACCTCCTCGACGCCCTGCACCGGATCGAGGACGACCACGGCCGCACCCGCGAGGTCCGCTGGGGCGACCGCACGCTCGACCTCGACGTGGTGGCGATCGACGACCTGCGGACCGACACCGCCACCCTGACGGTGCCGCACCCGCGCGCGGGGGAGCGAGCGTTCGTGCTCGCGCCGTGGCTCGACGCCGACCCGGAGGCCGTGCTGCCCGGGGTGGGACGCGTGGCCGACCTGCTCGAGTCGATCGGCGACGACACCGAGCGCGTCGACGAGCCCCGGCTGTTCGCGCCCGCGTCCCGGACCGCACCCGCGCCCGCGACCCGGACCGCACCCGACGCCGCGCCCGCACCCGACGCCGCAAGCGCAGCCGCGCCCGCACCCACTGCCGGAGCGGAGCCCGCCGCGTGA
- a CDS encoding DUF3180 domain-containing protein gives MKPTRASTLVSVALVAAVAGFALDAVLASRQEPTLLLSTPLGVTLALIGVAVVAMARPVRRHARDGAGRQHPVDPLYATRVVVLAKASSIAGALFGAFAAGLLVYLLTRSALPPLGSVLPNAVAVGGGLVLVVCALVAEHMCMAPPPGDDDDDLPRGGTAAN, from the coding sequence GTGAAGCCGACCCGCGCCTCCACCCTGGTCAGCGTCGCCCTCGTCGCCGCCGTCGCCGGGTTCGCCCTCGACGCCGTGCTGGCCTCGCGCCAGGAGCCGACCCTGCTGCTCTCCACGCCCCTCGGCGTGACGCTCGCCCTGATCGGCGTCGCCGTCGTCGCGATGGCCCGACCCGTCCGCCGGCACGCCCGCGACGGTGCCGGCCGGCAGCACCCCGTCGACCCGCTCTACGCCACGCGGGTCGTCGTGCTCGCGAAGGCCTCGAGCATCGCCGGTGCACTGTTCGGTGCCTTCGCCGCGGGGCTCCTCGTGTACCTCCTGACCAGGTCTGCCCTGCCGCCGCTAGGCTCGGTCCTGCCGAACGCCGTCGCGGTCGGGGGCGGTCTCGTGCTCGTGGTGTGCGCGCTCGTCGCCGAGCACATGTGCATGGCGCCGCCACCGGGCGACGACGATGACGACCTGCCCAGGGGCGGGACGGCCGCGAACTGA
- a CDS encoding PH domain-containing protein encodes MPLERLDEPGLGLTGTTWTRVSPKLVWTELVSTIVVGVVVTAGCVLFAVLFGGFDGPAGTVWTCVAIVVALVALVTAVLTPRRVRAIGYALRDDDLVLRRGLMWQRFTAVPYGRMQLVDVNRGPLDRALGLSELKFVTAAAATNVRIPGIPAADADELRDRLVELAESRRAGL; translated from the coding sequence ATGCCGCTCGAACGACTCGACGAGCCGGGGCTCGGCCTGACCGGGACGACGTGGACGCGGGTGTCGCCGAAGCTCGTCTGGACCGAGCTCGTCAGCACGATCGTGGTCGGGGTCGTCGTGACCGCCGGGTGCGTGCTCTTCGCGGTGCTGTTCGGCGGGTTCGACGGGCCCGCGGGCACGGTCTGGACCTGCGTCGCGATCGTGGTCGCCCTCGTCGCACTGGTCACCGCCGTCCTGACGCCCCGTCGTGTCCGCGCCATCGGCTACGCCCTGCGCGACGACGACCTCGTGCTGCGCCGCGGGCTCATGTGGCAGCGCTTCACCGCGGTGCCGTACGGGCGCATGCAGCTCGTCGACGTGAACCGCGGACCGCTCGACCGGGCCCTCGGGCTGAGCGAGCTGAAGTTCGTCACCGCCGCCGCCGCGACGAACGTCCGGATCCCGGGCATCCCCGCTGCCGACGCCGACGAGCTGCGCGACCGGCTCGTCGAGCTCGCCGAGTCCCGCCGCGCCGGGCTCTAG
- a CDS encoding PH domain-containing protein, whose translation MTFRPGPPPPAPPRRGDAAAAAPLTDGEWHRLHPLTPLLKGGIFLIVVLGYVLNNLRDQLLEFFVPGQAPQEDGDPVRYVWEHGAVGWVLLGIVVLLAVLIGSFYVSWRMHEFRVTGDVVEVRSGVLFRSHRKARLDRIQGINISRPVVPRIFGTAKLEIAQAGNDANVQLAYLGARAADDLRQRILVLASGAQDDEETARRDSNGVLQDRVGELFSPELDPAAVHATRIVKVHPGRLIASMLLSGTTVFFVVVIVAMIVSIAITGEYGILIGLFPVVIGAGGYTVRKFSRSLQYTIAETRDGIRIGFGLVSTSNETLPPGRIHAVSVAQPLLWRPFGWWDVRINRATNAGNGASNNQQVSSIVLPVGRAEDVREVLDIILPRLVGAAVAGPEASREQLREGSSEAVDVVDDSLTTTGDRGGFVHSPRRGAWLRPFAFRRNGYRFVPGAVLLRLGAVWRSLVIVPLPRVQSVKVEQGPLERALRLASVHVHTVAGPVSARVGALDALDAQRLWSETARRAVEAAAVDTSHRWREREARPTPATHASDPQAVGATAVTAATGPWQAGAGTHPAPPVRWADVPPPGALR comes from the coding sequence GTGACGTTCCGACCCGGGCCACCGCCGCCCGCACCGCCGCGCCGGGGTGACGCCGCCGCAGCCGCTCCGCTGACGGACGGCGAGTGGCACCGCCTGCACCCGCTGACGCCGCTGCTCAAGGGCGGCATCTTCCTCATCGTCGTGCTCGGCTACGTGCTGAACAACCTGCGGGACCAGCTCCTCGAGTTCTTCGTGCCGGGCCAGGCCCCGCAGGAGGACGGCGACCCCGTCCGCTACGTGTGGGAGCACGGTGCGGTCGGCTGGGTCCTGCTCGGGATCGTCGTGCTCCTGGCCGTGTTGATCGGGTCGTTCTACGTCTCGTGGCGGATGCACGAGTTCCGCGTCACGGGCGACGTGGTCGAGGTCCGCTCGGGCGTGCTGTTCCGCAGCCACCGCAAGGCCCGGCTCGACCGGATCCAGGGCATCAACATCTCGCGGCCCGTGGTGCCGCGGATCTTCGGCACGGCGAAGCTCGAGATCGCCCAGGCCGGCAACGACGCCAACGTGCAGCTGGCGTACCTCGGCGCGCGGGCGGCGGACGACCTGCGGCAGCGCATCCTCGTGCTCGCCTCGGGCGCCCAGGACGACGAGGAGACGGCCCGCCGCGACTCGAACGGCGTGCTGCAGGACCGCGTCGGCGAGCTCTTCTCGCCCGAGCTCGACCCCGCCGCCGTGCACGCCACCCGGATCGTGAAGGTGCACCCGGGCCGGCTCATCGCGTCGATGCTGCTCTCCGGAACGACGGTGTTCTTCGTGGTGGTCATCGTGGCGATGATCGTCAGCATCGCGATCACGGGCGAGTACGGCATCCTGATCGGCCTGTTCCCGGTGGTCATCGGTGCCGGCGGCTACACCGTCCGGAAGTTCTCGCGCTCGCTGCAGTACACGATCGCCGAGACCCGCGACGGCATCCGCATCGGCTTCGGGCTCGTGTCCACCTCGAACGAGACGCTGCCGCCGGGGCGCATCCACGCCGTGAGCGTGGCGCAGCCGCTGCTCTGGCGGCCGTTCGGCTGGTGGGACGTCCGCATCAACCGCGCGACGAACGCCGGCAACGGGGCGTCCAACAACCAACAGGTCTCGTCGATCGTGCTGCCCGTCGGCCGTGCCGAGGACGTCCGCGAGGTCCTGGACATCATCCTGCCGCGGCTCGTCGGCGCGGCCGTCGCCGGTCCGGAGGCATCGCGCGAGCAACTCCGCGAGGGGTCGTCCGAGGCGGTCGACGTCGTCGACGACAGCCTCACCACGACCGGTGACCGCGGCGGCTTCGTGCACTCGCCCCGCCGCGGCGCCTGGCTCCGGCCGTTCGCGTTCCGCCGCAACGGCTACCGCTTCGTGCCGGGCGCGGTGCTGCTCCGGCTCGGTGCCGTCTGGCGCTCGCTCGTGATCGTCCCGCTGCCGCGCGTGCAGAGCGTCAAGGTCGAGCAGGGACCGCTCGAACGCGCGCTCCGGCTCGCGTCGGTGCACGTCCACACGGTCGCCGGCCCGGTGTCCGCCCGCGTCGGGGCGCTCGACGCCCTCGACGCGCAGCGGCTGTGGTCGGAGACCGCCCGCCGTGCCGTCGAGGCGGCCGCCGTCGACACCTCCCACCGCTGGCGCGAACGGGAGGCCCGACCCACCCCCGCCACGCACGCGTCGGACCCGCAGGCGGTCGGTGCCACGGCCGTGACGGCTGCCACGGGCCCGTGGCAGGCCGGCGCTGGGACGCACCCCGCGCCTCCCGTCCGCTGGGCCGACGTGCCGCCACCCGGAGCCCTGCGGTGA
- a CDS encoding Rossmann-like and DUF2520 domain-containing protein, with translation MRAGRLGVGIVGAGRVGPVLGAALANAEHAVVGVTAVSDAGRDRAEAMLPGAPVLATPDLVERSELVLLAVPDDQLAPLVQGLADAGIWQPGQLVVHTSPDHGVEVLRPAMSAGAIPLAIHPAMAFTGTSVDLARLRDAYCAVTAPAPVLPIAQALVVEMGAEPFVVTEQDRPAYADAVRAAVSFSTAIVDQSAGTLSGIGVEHPGRVLGALVRSAVDNALAAADGQAAL, from the coding sequence GTGAGGGCGGGACGACTCGGCGTCGGCATCGTCGGCGCGGGCAGGGTCGGACCCGTGCTCGGCGCCGCGCTCGCGAACGCCGAGCACGCGGTCGTGGGTGTGACGGCCGTGTCCGACGCCGGCCGCGACCGCGCCGAGGCGATGCTCCCCGGCGCACCCGTCCTGGCGACCCCGGACCTGGTCGAGCGGAGCGAACTCGTGCTGCTCGCCGTGCCCGACGACCAGCTCGCGCCGCTCGTGCAGGGCCTGGCGGACGCCGGCATCTGGCAGCCGGGGCAGCTCGTCGTGCACACCAGCCCCGACCACGGCGTCGAGGTGCTCCGACCGGCGATGTCGGCCGGCGCGATCCCGCTCGCCATCCACCCGGCGATGGCGTTCACCGGCACGAGCGTCGACCTCGCCCGGCTGCGTGACGCCTACTGCGCCGTCACCGCACCGGCGCCGGTGCTGCCGATCGCCCAGGCGCTCGTCGTCGAGATGGGCGCGGAGCCGTTCGTCGTCACCGAGCAGGACCGGCCCGCGTACGCCGACGCGGTGCGCGCCGCGGTGTCGTTCTCGACCGCGATCGTCGACCAGTCCGCCGGAACGCTCTCCGGCATCGGCGTGGAGCACCCCGGGCGGGTGCTCGG